A single window of Phyllostomus discolor isolate MPI-MPIP mPhyDis1 chromosome 13, mPhyDis1.pri.v3, whole genome shotgun sequence DNA harbors:
- the MORN3 gene encoding MORN repeat-containing protein 3 isoform X2, with translation MPISKYPRKTEPLWKAWDQKAQKNGLRHQVYSVGGDCYVGEWKDNMKHGKGTQIWKKTGAIYEGDWKSGKRNGYGTLSLPDPETGKNRRVYSGWWRDGKKTGYGIHFYGPKEYYEENGNRYEGHWQGGLKNGPGRFFHLNHGQLFEGFWVDDVAKCGTMIDFGREEAPEPTQFPIPQVEILDPDGVLEEALAVLKKAKEKQGD, from the exons ATGCCCATCTCCAAGTACCCACGGAAGACAGAGCCCCTGTGGAAGGCATGGGACCAAAAGGCCCAGAAGAACGGACTGAGACACCAGGTGTACAGTGTCGGTGGTGACTGCTACGTGGGCGAGTggaaggacaacatgaaacatg GGAAAGGGACACAGATCTGGAAGAAGACAGGGGCCATCTACGAGGGGGACTGGAAGTCCGGGAAGCGAAATGGCTATGGCACCCTCAGCCTTCCGGACCCGGAGACAGGGAAGAACCGGAGAGTGTACTCGGGCTGGTGGAGAGACGGTAAGAAAACG GGCTATGGGATCCATTTTTATGGACCCAAAGAGTATTACGAAG AGAATGGGAACCGCTACGAGGGCCACTGGCAGGGAGGCTTGAAAAACGGGCCGGGGCGTTTCTTCCACCTGAACCACGGTCAGCTGTTTGAAGGCTTCTGGGTGGACGACGTGGCCAAGTGTGGCACAATGATCGACTTTGGCCGAGAAGAGGCCCCCGAGCCCACCCAGTTCCCCATTCCTCAG GTCGAGATCCTAGACCCCGACGGAGTGCTGGAGGAAGCCTTGGCCGTGCTCAAGAAGGCGAAGGAAAAACAAGGAGACTGA
- the MORN3 gene encoding MORN repeat-containing protein 3 isoform X1 — MPISKYPRKTEPLWKAWDQKAQKNGLRHQVYSVGGDCYVGEWKDNMKHGKGTQIWKKTGAIYEGDWKSGKRNGYGTLSLPDPETGKNRRVYSGWWRDGKKTGYGIHFYGPKEYYEGEWCCNQRCGWGRMYYSDGDIYEGQWWNDKPEGEGMLRQKNGNRYEGHWQGGLKNGPGRFFHLNHGQLFEGFWVDDVAKCGTMIDFGREEAPEPTQFPIPQVEILDPDGVLEEALAVLKKAKEKQGD, encoded by the exons ATGCCCATCTCCAAGTACCCACGGAAGACAGAGCCCCTGTGGAAGGCATGGGACCAAAAGGCCCAGAAGAACGGACTGAGACACCAGGTGTACAGTGTCGGTGGTGACTGCTACGTGGGCGAGTggaaggacaacatgaaacatg GGAAAGGGACACAGATCTGGAAGAAGACAGGGGCCATCTACGAGGGGGACTGGAAGTCCGGGAAGCGAAATGGCTATGGCACCCTCAGCCTTCCGGACCCGGAGACAGGGAAGAACCGGAGAGTGTACTCGGGCTGGTGGAGAGACGGTAAGAAAACG GGCTATGGGATCCATTTTTATGGACCCAAAGAGTATTACGAAGGTGAGTGGTGTTGCAACCAGCGCTGCGGGTGGGGCCGCATGTACTACAGCGATGGTGACATTTACGAAGGCCAATGGTGGAACGACAAGCCGGAAGGGGAGGGCATGTTACGCCAGA AGAATGGGAACCGCTACGAGGGCCACTGGCAGGGAGGCTTGAAAAACGGGCCGGGGCGTTTCTTCCACCTGAACCACGGTCAGCTGTTTGAAGGCTTCTGGGTGGACGACGTGGCCAAGTGTGGCACAATGATCGACTTTGGCCGAGAAGAGGCCCCCGAGCCCACCCAGTTCCCCATTCCTCAG GTCGAGATCCTAGACCCCGACGGAGTGCTGGAGGAAGCCTTGGCCGTGCTCAAGAAGGCGAAGGAAAAACAAGGAGACTGA